The Brassica napus cultivar Da-Ae chromosome C7, Da-Ae, whole genome shotgun sequence genome has a segment encoding these proteins:
- the LOC106408473 gene encoding uncharacterized protein LOC106408473, with product MRHHLIEGLKDQYMTIENPLDLWNALRHRYDHQKMVLLPKARHDWMHLIFMDFKSVDEYNSALFKIVSILRLCGEEVSDVMMLEKTYTTFNQSNFVLQQQYRTKGCATYTDLISCLLLAEANNELLMKNSGARPAGTAPLPEAHDIEKKDPKETYYAQDNRKPYGHSRGGYRGRRRDNHNGRDNYSTGRRGNHNNRGRGSNYGRGRGSYGRGRGGISKPSHTTKSLCHRCGMDNHWAKNCRTPKHLDNKDDQMDFETSDCLKD from the exons atgcgccatcatctcattgaaggtcttaAGGATCAGTACATGACGATTGAGAATCCATTGGATCTTTGGAATGCTTTAAGGcacagatatgatcaccaaaagatggtgttgcttccaaaggcaagGCACGATTGGATGCATCTCATATTCATGGActtcaagtccgtggatgagtacAACTCGGCCTTGTTCAAAATCGTCTCAATACTAAGGCTGTGTGGTGAAGAAGTGTCTGATGTGatgatgcttgaaaagacctaTACGACTTTCAATCAGTCGAATTTTGTGTTGCAACAGCAATATAGAACAAAAGGTTGTgccacatacactgatctgatctcctGTCTACTCTTGGCCGAGGCAAATAATGAGCTTCTCATGAAGAACAGTGGAGCTAGACCGGCCGGGACAGCACCATTACCCGAAGCCCATGACattgaaaagaaagatcccaaagaaACCTACTACGCCCAAGACAACAGGAAACCATACGGTCATAGCCGTGGTGGGTACAGAGGACGTAGACGTGACAATCATAACGGTCGAGATAACTACTCAACCGGCCGAagaggaaaccacaataaccgtggtcgtggttccaattacggtCGGGGCCGAGGGAGTTATGGCCGTGGacgaggtggcatatccaaaccatctCACACGACCAAGTCCTTATGTCACAGATGCGGGATGGACAatcattgggccaagaactgcAGAACTCCAAAGCACTT GGACAACAAAGATGACCAAATGGATTTTGAAACTTCTGATTGTCTAAAGGACTAG
- the BNAC07G50440D gene encoding uncharacterized protein BNAC07G50440D produces MIPVVIISELLVEYTTSLAKLIAVILPRRQGDGNFVRIGNLSVYCPPGSSPVPDYSSHLVNF; encoded by the coding sequence ATGATCCCCGTGGTAATCATTTCTGAGCTATTGGTGGAGTACACGACGTCTCTCGCTAAACTCATAGCTGTGATTCTTCCGAGGCGGCAAGGCGACGGAAACTTCGTAAGGATTGGCAATTTATCCGTGTATTGTCCTCCTGGATCGTCGCCGGTTCCAGATTACTCTTCGCATCTAGTCAACTTCTGA
- the BNAC07G50460D gene encoding uncharacterized protein BNAC07G50460D, producing the protein MISVVIITELLVEYTTALAKLAAGILPRRRGDGDVIRIGGFSLRFPSRSTPVPDFSSHLVDF; encoded by the coding sequence ATGATTTCTGTTGTTATAATCACTGAGCTACTGGTCGAGTACACGACGGCACTCGCGAAACTCGCGGCCGGGATTCTTCCTAGACGGCGAGGAGACGGTGACGTTATAAGGATTGGTGGTTTCTCTCTCCGTTTTCCTTCTAGATCGACACCTGTTCCAGATTTCTCTTCTCATCTAGTTGATTTCTGA
- the BNAC07G40920D gene encoding uncharacterized protein BNAC07G40920D, which produces MEIVEIAPDLWEAMKTKRRKKLSNEEIAEAEGTPLRGMFCLKTRQEDMKPFEEKEDCFILDFDPSDSFDSSFSENPEGGDDDDVAIIHEKGQVACRDFPHPRHLCLKYPFRSTQHSLHCNQCYCYVCDLAAPCPHWTPSYEPHCEALENSRWKSLRELHRGRRGH; this is translated from the exons ATGGAAATTGTGGAGATAGCTCCAGATCTGTGGGAGGCGATGAAGaccaagagaagaaagaaactcAGCAACGAGGAGATAGCAGAAGCAGAAGGGACACCTCTCAGAGGCATGTTCTGTCTCAAAACAAGACAGGAGGATATGAAGCCTTTCGAGGAGAAAGAGGATTGCTTTATCCTCGATTTCGACCCCAGCGATTCATTCGACTCGTCCTTCTCCGAGAACCCAGAAGGAGGTGATGACGACGATGTGGCGATTATACACGAGAAAGGACAG GTGGCTTGTAGGGACTTCCCACATCCAAGGCATCTCTGCTTGAAATATCCATTTCGATCGACTCAGCACTCACTGCATTGTAATCAG tgTTACTGTTATGTTTGTGATTTGGCTGCACCTTGCCCACATTGGACGCCGAGTTATGAACCGCATTGTGAAGCATTAGAAAACTCTAGGTGGAAGAGTTTACGGGAGCTGCACCGCGGCCGTAGAGGACATTAG
- the LOC106409594 gene encoding flavone 3'-O-methyltransferase 1, whose product MGSLAETQITPAKVSDEEANLFAMQLAGASVLPMVLTSALELDLLEIISKNVPLPGGQLSPTEISSHLSTENPDAPVMVDRILRLLAAYSILTCSVRKLPDSVVERLYGLGPVCKYLVKNEDGVSLAALCHLNRHRVFMESWYHLKDAVLEGGIPFNKAFGMDAFEYQGSDPRFNKVFNNGMSNHTTIVMTKILETYKGFEGLSSLVDVGGGIGVTLRMIVSKHPHIKGILYDLPHVIEEAVSYPGIEHIGGDMFVNVPKADGIFMKWICHDWSDQHCLQFLKNCYDALPDNGKVIVAESILPVLPDSSLMTKEVVHMDCLMLAHNPGGKERTEKEFEALAKGSGFQGFQVVCRAYGTHIMEFLKKI is encoded by the exons ATGGGATCCTTGGCTGAAACACAGATCACTCCTGCTAAAGTCTCCGACGAAGAGGCCAACCTCTTTGCCATGCAGCTAGCTGGCGCCAGCGTGCTTCCTATGGTTTTGACATCGGCTTTGGAGCTAGACCTGCTCGAGATCATATCCAAAAATGTCCCTCTCCCTGGCGGTCAACTGTCCCCGACAGAAATATCTTCCCATCTATCGACCGAGAACCCTGATGCTCCAGTCATGGTTGACCGGATCCTCAGGTTGCTTGCGGCTTACTCCATCTTGACATGCTCTGTCCGTAAACTTCCTGATAGTGTTGTGGAGCGTCTCTACGGACTTGGACCGGTGTGCAAGTACCTTGTTAAGAATGAAGATGGAGTCTCACTAGCTGCACTTTGTCATTTGAACAGACACAGAGTCTTCATGGAGAGCtg GTACCATTTGAAAGATGCAGTTCTTGAAGGTGGGATTCCATTCAACAAGGCATTTGGTATGGACGCTTTTGAGTACCAAGGGTCCGACCCGAGATTCAACAAAGTATTCAACAATGGAATGTCCAACCACACCACCATTGTAATGACCAAGATTCTAGAGACCTACAAAGGCTTTGAGGGATTGTCTTCGCTGGTGGATGTTGGTGGTGGCATTGGAGTCACTCTCCGTATGATTGTTTCCAAACACCCACACATCAAAGGCATCCTTTATGATCTCCCTCATGTCATTGAGGAAGCTGTTTCTTACCCTG GCATTGAACATATTGGGGGAGATATGTTTGTGAATGTCCCTAAAGCAGATGGCATCTTCATGAAG TGGATATGTCATGATTGGAGCGACCAACACTGTTTGCAATTTCTCAAGAACTGCTATGATGCACTCCCTGACAACGGGAAGGTGATAGTGGCGGAATCTATACTTCCGGTGCTGCCAGACTCGAGCCTCATGACAAAAGAAGTTGTACACATGGACTGCCTCATGTTGGCTCACAACCCCGGAGGCAAAGAACGGACCGAGAAGGAGTTTGAGGCTTTGGCCAAAGGTTCCGGCTTCCAGGGCTTCCAAGTTGTCTGCAGAGCCTATGGCACTCACATCATGGAGTTCCTCAAGAAGATATAA
- the LOC106407008 gene encoding outer mitochondrial transmembrane helix translocase has product MGGSSETKILQELILYAASAALSCLVLFAGLKHLDPNREASKKALENKKEISKRLGRPLIHTNPYEDVIACDVINPDHIDVEFGSIGGLETIKQSLYELVILPLKRPELFAYGKLLGPQKGVLLYGPPGTGKTMLAKAIAKESGAVFINVRVSNLMSKWFGDAQKLVAAVFSLASKLQPAIIFIDEVDSFLGQRRSTDHEAMANMKTEFMALWDGFSTDPNARVMVLAATNRPSELDEAILRRLPQAFEIGMPDRKERAEILKVTLKGERVEPDIDFDHVARLCQGYTGSDIFELCKKAAYFPIREVLEEERKGRPCPVPRPLSQLDLEKVLATSKKTQVAAGEYSGLRVSREPDEVQAAISGISKLLVSQFINLQSDSQGSWQREPEEDS; this is encoded by the exons ATGGGCGGCTCCTCGGAGACAAAGATCTTGCAAGAACTCATACTCTACGCGGCGAGCGCTGCTCTCAGCTGCTTAGTTCTATTCGCCGGGCTCAAACATCTCGACCCTAATCGCGAGGCGTCCAAGAAAGCTCTAGAGAATAAGAAAGAAATCTCCAAGCGTCTCGGTCGTCCTCTCATCCACACCAATCCATACGAG GATGTAATAGCGTGTGATGTGATAAACCCAGACCACATTGATGTGGAGTTCGGCTCTATCGGTGGATTAGAGACCATTAAGCAGTCCTTGTACGAGCTTGTGATCTTACCCTTGAAAAGACCTGAGCTTTTTGCTTATGGGAAGCTGCTTGGACCTCAGAAGGGTGTCTTGCTCTACGGTCCTCCTGGTACTGGGAAGACAATGCTTGCTAAGGCTATTGCTAAAGAATCAGGAGCTGTTTTTATTAACGTTAGGGTTTCTAATCTGATGAGCAAGTGGTTTGGTGATGCTCAGAAGCTTG TTGCTGCTGTGTTTAGCTTGGCGTCTAAACTCCAGCCTGCTATCATTTTTATCGATGAGGTTGACAGCTTTCTTGGTCAGCGCCGTTCAACGGATCATGAAGCAATGGCGAATATGAAGACTGAGTTTATGGCTTTATGGGATGGATTCTCCACTGATC CGAATGCGAGGGTTATGGTTCTTGCTGCAACTAACAGACCGTCAGAGCTTGATGAAGCGATACTGAGGCGTCTCCCTCAGGCGTTTGAGATTGGAATGCCTGATCGTAAGGAGAGAGCTGAGATATTGAAAGTGACATTGAAAGGAGAGAGGGTGGAGCCTGATATCGACTTTGATCACGTGGCTCGTTTATGCCAAGGGTATACAGGATCAGACATCTTTGAGCTCTGCAAGAAAGCAGCGTACTTCCCTATCAGAGAAGTActagaggaagagagaaaagggAGACCATGTCCT GTCCCTAGGCCATTATCACAGCTTGATTTGGAGAAAGTTCTAGCTACGTCAAAGAAGACGCAAGTAGCAGCAGGGGAGTACTCTGGGCTGAGAGTCTCAAGGGAGCCAGATGAGGTCCAAGCAGCGATAAGTGGAATCTCGAAGCTACTAGTGTCTCAGTTCATTAACCTTCAGTCAGATTCTCAGGGTTCATGGCAGCGTGAACCGGAAGAAGATTCCTGA
- the LOC106406971 gene encoding dehydrogenase/reductase SDR family member FEY, which yields MELDLLSLDSVARFADAWNARLGPLHVLINNAGIFAMGEAQKFSEDGYEQHMQVNHLAPALLSVLLLPSLIRGSPSRIINVNSVMHSVGFVDPDDMNVVSGRRKYSSVVGYSSSKLAQMSLPLCLVAFFSKSCLWKQELASYVYPLVLFLQMLRGIYPGFFKLFTQ from the exons ATGGAACTTGATCTTCTTTCATTGGATTCGGTTGCGAGATTCGCTGATGCTTGGAACGCTCGTTTGGGACCTTTGCATGTTCTGATTAACAATGCTGGCATCTTTGCTATGGGAG AGGCGCAGAAATTCTCAGAGGATGGATACGAGCAGCACATGCAAGTAAACCATTTAGCTCCAGCTCTTCTTTCAGTACTCCTTTTGCCGTCTCTAATCCGAGGTTCACCTAGCCGAATCATCAATGTGAATTCCGTG ATGCATAGTGTTGGTTTTGTTGATCCGGATGACATGAATGTTGTTTCTGGTCGCCGCAAGTACTCGAGCGTTGTAGGATACTCGAGCAGCAAGCTAGCCCAGATGAGCTTACc ATTATGTTTAGTAGCATTCTTTTCAAAAAGCTGCCTCTGGAAACAGGAGTTAGCGTCATATGTCTATCCCCTGGTGTTGTTCTTACAAATGTT GCGAGGGATCTACCCAGGATTTTTCAAGCTCTTTACGCAGTGA
- the LOC106406972 gene encoding acyl-CoA-binding domain-containing protein 2-like, translating into MGDWLQLAQSVILGLIVSYLLAKLISIVVTFKEDNLFLARHPEPESEVDSRRVESSTVGGEADSVVAEQGSSRGEDDDWEGVESTELDEAFSAATLFVTTAAADRLSRKVPSDVQKQLYGLYKIATEGPCTAPQPSALKLTARAKWQAWRKLGAMPTEEAMEKYIEIVTQLYPTWLDCGLKAGSRNDAVSSSGGTIGTVFSSLVYEEESQNEL; encoded by the exons ATGGGTGATTGGCTTCAGCTTGCTCAGTCTGTGATCTTAGGTTTAATTGTTTCTTACCTCTTGGCTAAGCTCATCTCCATCGTCGTCACCTTTAAAGAAGACAATCTCTTCCTTGCTCGCCACCCCGAACCGGAATCGGAGGTTGACTCGCGCCGCGTCGAGTCTTCTACCGTCGGTGGTGAGGCGGATTCGGTCGTGGCGGAGCAGGGTAGCTCAAGAGGCGAAGACGATGATTGGGAAGGCGTAGAGAGCACGGAACTGGACGAGGCTTTCAGCGCAGCTACTCTCTTCGTGACTACAGCCGCAGCAGATCGGTTGTCGCGGAAGGTGCCTAGTGATGTCCAGAAGCAGCTTTACGGGCTGTACAAGATCGCTACGGAAGGGCCTTGTACTGCTCCTCAGCCTTCTGCTCTCAAACTTACTGCTCGTGCCAAGTG gcaAGCATGGAGGAAACTGGGTGCTATGCCCACTGAGGAAGCGATGGAGAAGTATATTGAGATTGTCACTCAGCTTTATCCAACTTGGTTAGACTGTGGCCTG AAAGCTGGAAGTCGAAATGATGCAGTCTCAAGCTCAGGAGGAACCATTGGGACAGTTTTTAGCTCATTGGTTTATGAAGAGGAATCCCAAAATGAGTTGTAA
- the LOC106410897 gene encoding protein phosphatase 2C 57 translates to MALLRPHLHRFHSNALHQSAPHINPIVDAGGGLVVYPTYGRRRRHRCSAIAIDAPSSLAGVTPIRWGYTSVQGFREEMEDDIVIRSEALDSFSFAAVFDGHAGSSSVKFLREELYKGCVEALQVGSLLKGGDFGAIKGALVEAFESVDQSLLKWLETKGEEDESGSTATVMLIRNDVSYFAHIGDSCAVLSRSGQIEELTDSHRPYGSSKAAVQEMKRIKDAGGWIVNGRICGDIAVSRAFGDIRFKTKKHEMLKKGVDEGRWSEKFVSRIEFKGDMVVATPDIYQVPLTSDVEFIILASDGLWDYMKSKDVVSFVREQLREHGNVQLACEALAQVALDRRSEDNISIIIADLGRTEWKKLPVQRQNMVVELVQAAATVGIVTVGIWITSLLS, encoded by the exons ATGGCGCTTCTCAGGCCTCACCTTCATCGATTCCACTCCAACGCTCTCCACCAATCAGCCCCTCATATAAATCCAATCGTCGACGCCGGCGGTGGACTTGTCGTCTACCCGACGTATGGTCGCCGTCGTCGTCACCGTTGCTCCGCGATTGCGATCGACGCTCCGTCGTCTCTCGCGGGCGTGACGCCTATCCGGTGGGGGTACACGAGCGTTCAAGGGTTTAGGGAGGAGATGGAGGACGACATCGTCATCCGCTCGGAAGCTCTCGACAGCTTCTCCTTCGCCGCGGTTTTCGACGGCCACGCTGGATCCTCCTCTGTTAAGTTCCTCAG GGAGGAGCTGTACAAGGGATGCGTTGAGGCGTTGCAAGTTGGATCTTTGTTGAAAGGTGGTGACTTTGGTGCGATCAAGGGAGCTTTGGTCGAGGCTTTTGAGAGCGTGGATCAGAGTTTGCTCAAATG GCTAGAAACAAAAGGTGAAGAAGATGAGTCTGGTTCAACGGCTACTGTGATGCTCATTAGAAATGATGTTTCCTACTTTGCACATATTGGTGATTCTTGCGCT GTCTTATCTCGATCTGGACAAATAGAGGAGTTGACTGATTCTCATCGTCCATATGGAAGCAGTAAGGCAGCTGTTCAGGAAATGAAAAGGATCAAAGATGCAGGTGGATGG ATTGTCAATGGAAGGATTTGCGGAGACATAGCTGTATCTCGTGCTTTCGGTGACATCCGATTCAAGACAAAGAAGCATGA GATGTTGAAGAAGGGTGTCGATGAAGGAAGATGGTCCGAGAAGTTTGTATCCAG AATCGAGTTTAAAGGGGACATGGTTGTCGCAACTCCGGATATCTACCAAGTACCTCTCACATCGGACGTGGAGTTCATTATTTTAGCTTCTGATGGATTATGGGACTACATGAAgag CAAAGACGTGGTTAGTTTCGTAAGGGAACAGCTCCGAGAACATGGAAATGTCCAG CTTGCTTGTGAAGCTCTTGCTCAAGTTGCTTTG GACCGGAGATCTGAGGACAACATCAGCATCATCATCGCTGATCTAGG AAGAACAGAGTGGAAGAAGCTCCCGGTGCAGCGGCAAAACATGGTGGTTGAACTGGTTCAGGCGGCAGCCACTGTGGGTATAGTTACTGTTGGCATATGGAttacttctcttctctcttga
- the BNAC07G40990D gene encoding uncharacterized protein At4g00950, whose product MFLYLNQLIIHITSKKVHIQKKKKAMECESDDQERFCATPKLPLFSIPLNRTSCETPGLATPPVNIAGSVPFIWEEAPGKPRVSDENKPPASKQNAVRCLELPPRLISQAAVNEPSPTTVLDGPYAVPRRSLSLTRRSEKDTECRFDFSRSTNSRCCDGGDTTVKISRVRRKGSLLNLSHSKSQFLARVYRGFKQVIPWRRRQDNLPRMSSSNV is encoded by the exons ATGTTTCTCTATTTAAATCAACTCATTATTCATATAACGTCAAAGAAAGTTCATattcaaaagaagaaaaaagctaTGGAATGTGAAAGTGATGATCAAGAACGGTTCTGTGCGACTCCTAAGCTTCCTCTCTTCTCGATTCCGTTAAACAGAACATCTTGCGAGACTCCTGGCCTAGCGACGCCGCCTGTAAACATCGCCGGATCAGTCCCGTTTATATGGGAGGAAGCTCCGGGAAAGCCACGCGTTTCCGATGAGAACAAACCGCCGGCGTCCAAGCAGAACGCCGTGCGATGCCTTGAGCTTCCTCCGCGGCTTATTTCGCAAGCCGCCGTGAATGAGCCATCTCCGACCACAGTTCTTGATGGTCCTTACGCTGTACCACGCCGGTCTTTGTCGTTGACAAGGAGAAGCGAGAAAGACACTGAGTGTAGATTCGACTTTTCACGTTCCACGAACAGTCGCTGCTGCGACGGCGGCGACACAACGGTGAAGATCAGTAGAGTTAGAAGAAAAGGAAGTCTTCTGAATCTTTCTCATTCCAAATCGCAGTTCTTG GCAAGGGTTTACAGAGGGTTTAAGCAAGTCATTCCATGGAGACGTAGGCAAGATAATCTTCCAAGGATGAGTTCTTCCAACGTCTAA